A genomic window from Labeo rohita strain BAU-BD-2019 chromosome 6, IGBB_LRoh.1.0, whole genome shotgun sequence includes:
- the slco2a1 gene encoding solute carrier organic anion transporter family member 2A1, whose product MWKRVLFILVETSLTTNFTFIGNMDIYAKTALFSNIKVFVLCHGLLQLTQLLYSSYFKSTITTIERRYGLDSLSSGTISSLHEVGNTVLIAFVSYMGSRVHRPRFIGLGGLLMSISAILLALPHFLSQPYTFDSVVDPEGKQEMCYLRANATGPEACGREDSRKLVDTSKFWALMVTAQLLFGIGSVPIQPFGISFIDDFAGAGNSALYIAILFAVSVFGPSFGYLLGSVVLRIYVDVDKENVLGVKENLTPADPRWVGAWWMGLLITAGGLALTSIPYFFFPRALHVEKSFELEGGIMKEDPRKTEGSMLDFFKMFPKMFVRLLLSPVFMLLILTQCCFSSVIAGLATFLNKFLERQYSASAAYGSLLIGALNLPSIAVGMVLGGLIMKRWGLSFRAIPRFSVVMLTISILCCLPLFFMGCPTQDVAGVYPKTSNANNGSPSCSANCSCPSSAFNPVCGENNIEYISPCHAGCTNFTKDPENPNRVKIYNNCRCIFDVATAKPGPCANTCPHYLLPVMLLISLAGLIASLTHNPIYMMVLRSVPPEEKSFAIGVQFLLLRVLTWLPAPALFGMTIDSTCIWWKMACGKKQGCGYYDNNLLRNRYLGLQVGYKTLGISLLAFIGWKMHRTREYSLENKPEGLL is encoded by the exons GTCTTCGTGTTGTGTCATGGCCTGCTCCAGCTCACCCAGCTCTTGTATAGCTCTTACTTCAAAAGCACAATCACCACAATCGAGAGACGCTATGGCCTGGACAGCCTCTCCTCAGGAACCATCTCTTCCCTCCATGAG GTAGGGAACACGGTGCTCATAGCGTTCGTTAGTTACATGGGTAGTCGGGTTCACCGACCTCGCTTCATTGGACTGGGAGGCCTGCTAATGTCCATCAGTGCCATCCTCTTAGCTCTACCTCACTTCCTGTCCCAGCCCTACACCTTTGACTCTGTTGTGGATC CCGAAGGCAAGCAGGAAATGTGTTATCTGCGTGCGAATGCAACGGGTCCAGAGGCTTGTGGTCGGGAGGATTCACGGAAACTTGTGGACACCAGTAAATTTTGGGCGTTGATGGTTACAGCCCAGCTGCTGTTTGGAATCGGTTCTGTCCCCATTCAACCTTTCGGAATCTCTTTTATAGATGACTTTGCAGGAGCTGGGAATTCCGCTCTTTATATTG CTATTCTCTTTGCTGTGTCAGTGTTTGGGCCTTCTTTTGGATACCTCCTGGGCTCGGTGGTTTTGCGGATATATGTGGATGTGGACAAAGAAAACGTTTTGGGTGTAAAAG AAAATTTGACCCCTGCTGACCCTCGATGGGTTGGTGCGTGGTGGATGGGTCTGCTCATCACAGCTGGAGGTCTTGCTCTCACCTCAATCCCTTACTTCTTCTTTCCCAGAGCACTTCATGTAGAGAAG TCTTTCGAATTGGAAGGTGGCATAATGAAAGAAGACCCCAGGAAGACAGAGGGCTCCATGCTGGATTTCTTTAAAA TGTTCCCTAAGATGTTCGTCAGGCTGCTGTTGAGTCCTGTCTTCATGCTGCTGATTCTGACCCAGTGCTGTTTCTCCTCCGTGATCGCTGGACTCGCCACCTTCCTCAACAAGTTCCTGGAGCGGCAGTACAGTGCCTCCGCGGCCTACGGCAGCCTTCTTATTG GTGCTTTAAACCTGCCATCCATTGCAGTGGGGATGGTCCTGGGGGGTCTGATTATGAAACGCTGGGGTTTGTCGTTCAGAGCCATTCCACGCTTCTCTGTTGTAATGCTCACCATTTCTATCTTATGCTGTCTACCACTCTTCTTCATGGGATGCCCCACACAAGATGTTGCTGGTGTTTATCCCAAAACATCTAATGCCAATAATGG GTCTCCGTCCTGTAGTGCCAATTGCTCCTGTCCCAGCAGCGCCTTTAACCCAGTGTGTGGGGAAAACAACATTGAATACATCTCACCCTGCCATGCTGGATGCACAAACTTCACCAAGGATCCCGAAAACCCAAACAGAGTCAAG ATTTATAATAACTGCCGGTGTATTTTTGATGTGGCCACTGCCAAGCCTGGCCCTTGCGCCAACACCTGCCCTCACTATCTCCTGCCTGTAATGCTTCTTATATCTCTGGCCGGACTTATTGCCAGCCTAACACACAATCCTATCTACATGATGGTGCTCAG GTCAGTTCCTCCAGAAGAGAAGTCCTTTGCCATTGGAGTTCAGTTTCTGCTTCTGAGGGTTCTGA CCTGGCTACCAGCTCCAGCTCTGTTCGGGATGACCATAGACTCCACATGTATCTGGTGGAAAATGGCTTGTGGAAAAAAGCAAGGATGTGGTTACTATGACAACAACCTCCTTAGAAACAG GTATCTAGGACTTCAGGTGGGCTATAAGACATTAGGCATTTCACTCTTGGCGTTTATTGGCTGGAAAATGCACCGGACCAGAGAGTACAGCTTAGAGAATAAGCCGGAGGGACTCCTGTGA